One Cryptomeria japonica chromosome 9, Sugi_1.0, whole genome shotgun sequence genomic window carries:
- the LOC131061902 gene encoding large ribosomal subunit protein P2A, translating to MKIVAAVLLAALGGNTSPCADDIKGILGSVGIDCDDERIELLLGQLKGRDLAEVIAAGREKFASVPSGGGVAVAVAGGGGGGPAAAAAAPEAEAKKEEKVEEKEESDDDMGFSLFD from the exons ATGAAGATTGTAGCGGCTGTATTGCTCGCTGCGTTGGGCGGTAACACCTCCCCTTGTGCAGACGACATCAAAGGGATCCTCGGGTCAG TTGGGATTGATTGTGACGATGAGAGAATAGAGCTTCTGTTGGGTCAGCTGAAAGGAAGGGATTTGGCGGAAGTAATAGCGGCAGGAAGAGAGAAGTTTGCATCGGTTCCATCAGGTGGAGGTGTGGCAGTTGCTGTTGCTGGCGGCGGTGGCGGCGGTCCAGCAGCTGCGGCTGCTGCCCCCGAAGCCGAAGCCAAGAAAGAAGAGAAAGTCGAAGAGAAAGAAGAGTCTGATGAC